From Lysinibacillus sp. SGAir0095, the proteins below share one genomic window:
- a CDS encoding LysE family translocator, protein MISFILMTLFVVMSPGVDTALITKRTISGGKKEGLLMALGITAGSLGHTLAATLGLSALVLQSAVAFSILKWVGAIYLIYLGVQSLIARKSPENVTTADRNAKGSPWKEGLLSNLLNPKVAVFFITFLPQFVSSKENAMMELLAMGCFYSILSILWFVFYVFCLTYIREWLLSATVQNYMEKLTGIVLIGFGVKLLFTQNKS, encoded by the coding sequence ATGATTTCATTTATTTTAATGACATTATTTGTCGTGATGAGTCCTGGGGTTGATACAGCTTTGATTACAAAACGAACAATTTCAGGGGGGAAGAAAGAAGGCCTACTGATGGCTTTAGGAATTACGGCTGGTTCACTTGGTCATACGCTTGCTGCAACACTTGGGCTATCAGCTTTGGTTCTACAATCGGCAGTAGCTTTTTCTATTTTGAAGTGGGTAGGAGCAATCTATTTAATCTATCTAGGTGTTCAATCACTTATAGCTCGAAAAAGCCCAGAAAATGTGACGACTGCGGATCGTAATGCGAAAGGGTCACCATGGAAAGAAGGATTATTATCAAATCTGCTAAATCCAAAGGTTGCCGTCTTTTTCATCACGTTCTTGCCTCAATTTGTTAGCTCGAAAGAAAATGCGATGATGGAACTTCTTGCTATGGGATGCTTTTACTCGATATTATCGATTCTTTGGTTCGTCTTCTACGTTTTCTGTTTAACTTATATTCGTGAGTGGCTATTATCAGCGACTGTTCAAAATTATATGGAAAAACTAACAGGCATCGTACTCATTGGTTTCGGGGTAAAGCTACTGTTTACGCAGAATAAATCATAA
- a CDS encoding DUF6188 family protein, whose product MYKTLSKLDFQYFIGQEVTEVNTEKNYPFGVSFERGVLTIECPWRLRVSSEVAIGYSDCLQAPGQYSHKDVEKILMGKRITNIFHYEEISDLVVEFEGKIYLELFHDSNYFEGWQLRGENGMYVFTLPGGAYSD is encoded by the coding sequence ATGTACAAAACACTAAGTAAATTAGATTTTCAATATTTTATTGGCCAAGAGGTTACAGAGGTAAACACCGAAAAAAATTATCCATTTGGAGTGTCTTTTGAAAGAGGAGTTTTAACCATTGAATGCCCTTGGAGATTACGAGTTTCTAGCGAAGTGGCAATTGGATATTCAGATTGTCTGCAAGCACCAGGACAATACTCGCATAAAGATGTTGAAAAAATTCTCATGGGAAAACGAATAACGAATATCTTCCATTATGAAGAGATTTCAGATTTAGTGGTAGAATTTGAGGGCAAAATCTATCTTGAATTATTCCATGACAGCAATTATTTTGAGGGATGGCAGCTGCGAGGCGAAAATGGAATGTATGTATTCACCTTACCGGGAGGGGCTTATTCGGATTAG